From one Catellatospora sp. IY07-71 genomic stretch:
- the trxA gene encoding thioredoxin: MSEKIETADGVLTVTDDTFAELVLRAERPVLLDVWAEWCPPCKAISRTLAELSVEFAGRITVAALDADANPATARAYRVLSMPTLLVFRDGEVVASSVGARPKAALREFLERHAAA; encoded by the coding sequence ATGTCCGAGAAGATCGAAACCGCCGACGGGGTCCTGACCGTCACCGACGACACGTTCGCCGAGCTGGTGCTGCGTGCCGAGCGCCCGGTGCTGCTGGACGTGTGGGCCGAGTGGTGCCCGCCGTGCAAGGCCATCTCACGCACGCTCGCGGAGCTGTCCGTCGAGTTCGCCGGTCGGATCACGGTGGCCGCGCTCGACGCCGACGCCAATCCGGCGACCGCGCGGGCGTACCGCGTGCTGTCCATGCCCACGTTGCTGGTGTTCCGCGACGGGGAGGTCGTCGCGTCGTCGGTCGGCGCCCGGCCGAAGGCCGCGCTGCGCGAGTTCCTGGAGCGGCACGCCGCCGCCTGA
- a CDS encoding MerR family transcriptional regulator: MRIGELAQRAGTSTRTLRYYEEHGLVRSQRAANGYRAFDEAELRVVREIRELLAIGFDLEDIRPFVACLRAGHDSGGVCPDSVAVLRRKLAEVDAYLDRLGEVREQLHGQLTQAIARRESTCPRRSKPPTGS, from the coding sequence ATGCGGATCGGCGAGCTGGCCCAGCGGGCCGGGACGAGCACCCGGACGCTGCGCTACTACGAGGAGCACGGGCTGGTCCGCTCGCAGCGGGCGGCCAACGGCTACCGGGCCTTCGACGAGGCGGAGCTGCGGGTGGTCCGGGAGATCCGGGAGCTGCTCGCGATCGGGTTCGACCTGGAGGACATCCGGCCGTTCGTGGCGTGCCTGCGGGCCGGGCACGACTCCGGCGGGGTATGCCCGGACTCGGTGGCGGTGCTGCGCCGCAAGCTCGCCGAGGTCGACGCGTACCTCGACCGGCTCGGCGAGGTGCGCGAGCAGCTGCACGGCCAGCTCACCCAGGCGATCGCCCGACGGGAGAGCACATGTCCGAGAAGATCGAAACCGCCGACGGGGTCCTGA
- a CDS encoding CHAT domain-containing protein, translated as MSIGADPVGDIARIVADLHVRDLVQAYDVDFDVPFRHGLAGGVLQLKQAFRPVPGAGAGRLARRVGAYWCDIVRADVELDLRHGLALVDASRADAARLTELLDPSDEDLFPAYAAARWHDGAGRVLYRSGSHARGRMHFTTGLEVAERHGLWWCLPDQRSNVLRARLEEARQAAPEVMARRTAEIIAEMAAEAARCERAADEAGVPRDGNALPLDRRWREFLRGYSNVLHNLSFALHHDRQPVAALGRSLRSLAVSEALGDSYRQAQSLNHQAIVIGAHHVALHRDPAEADALYRRILHLRWARGRRIAQQQLARRKGGFDGATELAGLLAELAAESAATGGAAGLDIDLLSFTVSCYQGVSAALPDTEEGRAARADAAGRELEMARSVRQVIALPAYKRAYGGAVRPVYSRRIAHLIEQPATGSGDRDRYEEILSLTEESSGRELLDLMSTAALPQLDLAEDEEAAPAAGSGSEAAGGSGEAAQAVPSATGQAAAAPRAEQPEGDEPESDEPESEQPESDGTRGGRRDGLRRAADPAEVEADRVALLERESRFEEQFLRRPLEAAPHDPDVARRAEMFVINHPGTALVRYFTYGQGAGLMLGAFVIRDGLRRPVVCGPYAPVQELINELAARRSPREEHSRRIWRLLVEPLLGDLGDPSTLDHLVVVPTDGLFSLPLHIASPDGYAPGSVPLGAQVPLSLSVSVTAFVTRGRYLLRRQRVSGSDDLAALVVNDPKISGKELVGTGWPEHRMLVAGRLPKGLGVDVRRHRADWDGLAAAVGTRPEFFVYAGHGRYLAEYGELGPFLQINDRQGRPDRLTPFDVALRLRLAGNRLTILGACLAGQGAQTTGGDVVGFVRSFIAAGAGALALPLWRVLDVAMAETGRHLLASSRAAAAQDGVFDVVRALHEHYRATVAEGDGWIEFMPLALYT; from the coding sequence GTGAGCATCGGCGCCGATCCGGTGGGGGACATCGCCCGCATCGTCGCGGACCTGCACGTGCGCGACCTCGTGCAGGCGTACGACGTCGACTTCGACGTGCCCTTCCGGCACGGCCTGGCCGGCGGCGTGCTCCAGCTGAAGCAGGCGTTCCGGCCGGTGCCCGGCGCGGGCGCGGGCCGCCTGGCACGCCGCGTCGGCGCCTACTGGTGCGACATCGTTCGCGCCGACGTCGAGCTGGACCTCCGGCACGGCCTGGCCCTGGTCGACGCGTCGCGCGCGGACGCGGCCCGGCTCACCGAGCTGCTCGATCCGTCCGATGAGGACCTGTTTCCGGCGTACGCGGCGGCCCGCTGGCACGACGGCGCGGGCCGCGTGCTCTACCGCAGCGGCAGCCACGCCCGGGGCCGCATGCACTTCACCACCGGCCTGGAGGTCGCCGAGCGGCACGGCCTGTGGTGGTGCCTGCCCGACCAGCGCTCCAACGTGCTGCGGGCGCGGCTGGAGGAGGCCCGCCAGGCCGCGCCGGAGGTGATGGCCAGGCGCACCGCCGAGATCATCGCGGAGATGGCCGCCGAGGCGGCGCGCTGCGAGCGGGCCGCCGACGAGGCCGGGGTGCCGCGCGACGGCAACGCCCTGCCGCTGGACCGCCGCTGGCGGGAGTTCCTGCGCGGCTACTCCAACGTGCTGCACAACCTGTCGTTCGCGCTGCACCACGACCGGCAGCCGGTGGCGGCGCTGGGCCGGTCGCTGCGCTCGCTGGCCGTCTCGGAGGCGCTGGGGGACAGCTACCGGCAGGCGCAGTCGCTGAACCACCAGGCGATCGTCATCGGCGCGCACCACGTGGCGCTCCACCGCGATCCGGCCGAGGCGGACGCGCTCTACCGGCGCATCCTCCACCTGCGCTGGGCGCGCGGGCGCCGCATCGCCCAGCAGCAGCTCGCCCGGCGCAAGGGCGGCTTCGACGGTGCCACGGAGCTGGCCGGGCTGCTGGCGGAGCTGGCCGCCGAGTCGGCCGCCACCGGCGGTGCCGCGGGGCTGGACATCGACCTGCTCTCCTTCACGGTTTCCTGCTATCAGGGCGTCTCCGCCGCGCTGCCGGACACCGAGGAGGGCCGGGCGGCCCGCGCCGACGCGGCCGGGCGCGAGCTGGAGATGGCCCGCTCGGTGCGCCAGGTCATCGCGCTGCCGGCGTACAAGCGGGCGTACGGCGGCGCGGTGCGGCCGGTGTACTCGCGGCGTATCGCGCACCTGATCGAGCAGCCCGCCACCGGCTCCGGCGACCGTGACCGCTATGAGGAGATCCTGTCGCTGACCGAGGAGTCGTCCGGCCGCGAGCTGCTCGACCTCATGTCGACGGCGGCCCTGCCGCAGCTGGACCTCGCTGAGGACGAGGAAGCCGCCCCGGCCGCCGGGTCTGGCAGCGAGGCGGCCGGTGGCTCCGGCGAGGCGGCGCAGGCGGTGCCGTCTGCCACGGGGCAGGCGGCGGCTGCGCCGCGGGCCGAGCAGCCGGAAGGCGACGAGCCCGAGTCCGACGAGCCCGAGTCCGAGCAGCCTGAGAGCGACGGGACGCGTGGCGGGCGCCGCGACGGGCTGCGCCGCGCCGCCGACCCGGCGGAGGTGGAAGCAGACCGGGTCGCGCTGCTGGAGCGGGAGAGCCGGTTCGAGGAGCAGTTCCTGCGCCGCCCGCTGGAGGCGGCGCCGCACGACCCGGACGTGGCGCGCCGGGCGGAGATGTTCGTCATCAACCACCCCGGCACGGCGCTGGTCCGCTACTTCACCTACGGGCAGGGCGCGGGTTTGATGCTCGGCGCCTTCGTGATCCGCGACGGCCTGCGCCGCCCGGTGGTGTGCGGGCCGTACGCGCCGGTGCAGGAGCTGATCAACGAGCTGGCCGCGCGGCGCTCGCCGCGCGAGGAGCACAGCCGCCGCATCTGGCGGCTGCTGGTGGAGCCGCTGCTGGGCGACCTCGGCGACCCGTCCACGCTGGACCACCTGGTGGTGGTGCCGACCGACGGCCTGTTTTCGCTGCCGCTGCACATTGCCTCCCCGGACGGGTACGCACCGGGTTCGGTGCCGCTGGGCGCGCAGGTGCCGCTGTCGCTGTCGGTCAGCGTGACCGCGTTCGTCACCCGGGGCCGTTACCTGCTGCGCCGCCAGCGCGTCAGCGGCAGCGACGACCTGGCCGCGCTGGTCGTAAACGATCCCAAGATCAGCGGTAAGGAGCTGGTCGGCACCGGCTGGCCGGAGCACCGGATGCTGGTCGCCGGGCGGCTGCCCAAGGGGCTCGGCGTGGACGTGCGGCGGCACCGTGCCGACTGGGACGGCCTGGCCGCCGCGGTCGGCACCCGCCCGGAGTTCTTCGTGTACGCCGGGCACGGCCGCTACCTCGCCGAGTACGGCGAGCTGGGCCCGTTCCTGCAGATCAACGACCGGCAGGGGCGGCCGGACCGGCTCACCCCGTTCGACGTGGCGCTGCGGCTGCGGCTGGCCGGCAACCGGCTGACCATCCTCGGCGCCTGCCTGGCCGGGCAGGGCGCACAGACCACGGGTGGGGACGTGGTCGGGTTCGTGCGCTCGTTCATCGCCGCCGGTGCGGGCGCGCTGGCCCTGCCGCTGTGGCGGGTGCTGGACGTGGCGATGGCCGAGACCGGGCGCCACCTGCTGGCGAGCAGCCGGGCCGCCGCCGCGCAGGACGGGGTGTTCGACGTGGTCCGGGCGCTGCACGAGCACTACCGTGCGACGGTCGCCGAGGGGGACGGCTGGATCGAGTTCATGCCGCTGGCCCTGTACACCTGA
- a CDS encoding ABC transporter ATP-binding protein, with protein sequence MSMEMAAWNSLYHAMNAQDEKRPFSLATLKRILGFARPHRGQLLAFLALSVVGAVLAVATPVLAGRVVDTITDNGAAETVVWLAVIIAVLALAEAGLSLATRWLSATIGEGLILDLRTAVFDHVQRMPVAFFTRTRTGALVSRLNNDVIGAQRAFSDTLSGVVANLVMLALTLVVMIQLSWQITLLSLVLLPVFVLPARRMGNRLARLEREAAEHNATMSTTMTERFSAPGATLVKLFGQPERESAEFAARARRVRDIGVRTAMVQWVFVTALMLVSSLALALVYGLGGVFALRGTLDTGAVVALALLLARLYAPLTSLASARVEVMSALVSFERVFEILDLKPLIAEPAQPRQVPDGPVSVQFDGVDFAYPSADKVSLASLEEVAVLDTRGGAQVLHDVSFTAEPGQLVALVGSSGAGKSTIAQLLPRLYDTDGGTVRLAGVDVRDLPQQTIRETLGMVTQDGHLFHESVRANLLLARPEASDEELWDALRRARLADLVEALPDGLDTIVGERGYRLSGGERQRLTIARVLLARPRVVVLDEATAHLDSTSEAAVQEALGEALAGRTSVVIAHRLSTVRQADQILVIEAGRIVERGTHAELLARNGRYTELYRTQFDQPVPAAA encoded by the coding sequence ATGAGCATGGAGATGGCGGCGTGGAACTCGCTCTACCACGCCATGAACGCCCAGGACGAGAAGCGGCCGTTCTCGCTCGCCACGCTGAAGCGCATCCTCGGCTTCGCCCGCCCGCACCGCGGGCAGCTGCTGGCCTTCCTCGCGCTGAGCGTGGTCGGCGCGGTCCTGGCGGTGGCGACCCCGGTGCTGGCCGGGCGCGTGGTCGACACCATCACCGACAACGGCGCGGCCGAGACGGTGGTGTGGCTCGCGGTGATCATCGCGGTGCTGGCGCTGGCCGAGGCCGGGCTGAGCCTGGCCACCCGCTGGCTGTCGGCGACCATCGGTGAGGGCCTGATCCTCGACCTGCGTACGGCGGTCTTCGACCACGTGCAGCGTATGCCGGTGGCGTTCTTCACCCGCACCCGCACCGGCGCGCTGGTCAGCCGGCTCAACAACGACGTGATCGGGGCGCAGCGGGCGTTCAGCGACACCCTGTCCGGGGTGGTGGCCAACCTGGTGATGCTGGCGCTCACGCTGGTCGTGATGATCCAGCTGTCCTGGCAGATCACGCTGCTGTCGCTGGTGCTGCTGCCCGTGTTCGTGCTGCCCGCCCGGCGTATGGGCAACCGGCTGGCCCGGCTGGAGCGCGAGGCCGCCGAGCACAACGCGACGATGAGCACCACCATGACCGAGCGCTTCTCCGCGCCCGGCGCGACGCTGGTCAAGCTGTTCGGGCAGCCGGAGCGGGAGTCGGCGGAGTTCGCGGCGCGGGCGCGGCGGGTGCGCGACATCGGCGTACGCACCGCGATGGTGCAGTGGGTGTTCGTCACCGCGCTGATGCTGGTCTCGTCGCTCGCGCTGGCCCTGGTGTACGGCCTGGGCGGCGTGTTCGCGCTGCGCGGCACCCTGGACACCGGCGCGGTGGTCGCGCTGGCGCTGCTGCTCGCCCGCCTCTACGCGCCGCTGACCTCGCTGGCCAGCGCCCGGGTCGAGGTGATGAGCGCGCTGGTGAGCTTCGAGCGGGTGTTCGAGATCCTCGACCTCAAGCCGCTGATCGCCGAGCCCGCGCAGCCCCGGCAGGTGCCGGACGGGCCGGTGTCGGTGCAGTTCGACGGCGTGGACTTCGCGTACCCGTCGGCGGACAAGGTGTCGCTGGCCTCGCTGGAGGAGGTCGCGGTGCTGGACACCCGGGGCGGGGCGCAGGTGCTGCACGACGTGTCGTTCACGGCCGAGCCCGGTCAGCTGGTCGCGCTCGTCGGCTCGTCCGGGGCGGGCAAGTCGACGATCGCGCAGCTGCTGCCCCGGCTGTACGACACCGACGGCGGCACGGTCCGGCTGGCCGGGGTCGACGTACGCGACCTGCCGCAGCAGACGATCCGTGAGACGCTGGGCATGGTCACCCAGGACGGCCACCTGTTCCACGAGTCGGTGCGGGCGAACCTGCTGCTGGCCCGGCCGGAGGCGAGCGACGAGGAGCTGTGGGACGCGCTGCGCCGGGCGCGGCTGGCCGATCTCGTCGAGGCGCTGCCCGACGGGCTCGACACGATCGTGGGGGAGCGCGGCTACCGGCTGTCCGGCGGCGAGCGGCAGCGGCTGACCATCGCGCGGGTGCTGCTGGCCCGGCCGCGGGTGGTGGTGCTGGACGAGGCCACCGCGCACCTGGACTCCACGTCGGAGGCGGCGGTGCAGGAGGCGCTGGGCGAGGCGCTGGCGGGGCGGACCTCGGTGGTGATCGCGCACCGCCTGTCCACGGTGCGCCAGGCCGACCAGATCCTGGTCATCGAAGCGGGGCGGATCGTGGAGCGAGGCACGCACGCGGAACTGCTGGCGCGCAACGGCCGCTACACCGAGCTCTACCGCACCCAGTTCGACCAGCCGGTGCCCGCGGCAGCCTGA
- a CDS encoding VOC family protein gives MTLTHQPGAPRWVDLGTTDIAGAVAFYSALFGWEHQDLGPEAGGYGFFTKDGKMAAGIGPATDAARGTSWAVYFGTEDSAATAGRIEASGGKVIVPPDAVMDQGTLAVFTDPAGAFFSTWQAGTHDGVGIMREPGALSWVELYTPDPAGAKEFYGAVFAMSHEDRDLGGEVYTTLSVAGQPIGGVFDPPGSAGMPPHWMPYFGVADADASADRAIELGAVQLMRGDYPDGRLAILTDPQGGQFGILTW, from the coding sequence ATGACGCTGACACATCAGCCGGGCGCCCCGCGATGGGTGGACCTCGGCACGACCGACATAGCAGGTGCGGTGGCGTTCTACAGCGCGCTGTTCGGCTGGGAGCACCAGGATCTCGGCCCGGAGGCGGGCGGCTACGGCTTCTTCACCAAGGACGGGAAGATGGCCGCCGGGATCGGGCCGGCCACCGACGCCGCCCGGGGCACGTCCTGGGCGGTCTACTTCGGCACGGAGGACTCGGCGGCCACCGCGGGCCGGATCGAGGCGAGCGGCGGCAAGGTGATCGTGCCGCCGGACGCGGTGATGGACCAGGGCACCCTGGCCGTCTTCACCGACCCGGCCGGGGCGTTCTTCTCCACCTGGCAGGCGGGCACCCACGACGGCGTCGGCATCATGCGCGAGCCCGGTGCCCTGAGCTGGGTCGAGCTGTACACGCCGGACCCGGCCGGGGCGAAGGAGTTCTACGGCGCGGTCTTCGCGATGAGCCACGAGGACCGCGACCTGGGCGGCGAGGTGTACACGACGCTGTCGGTGGCCGGCCAGCCGATCGGCGGCGTGTTCGACCCGCCGGGTTCGGCCGGTATGCCCCCGCACTGGATGCCGTACTTCGGGGTCGCCGACGCCGACGCGAGCGCGGACCGGGCGATCGAGCTGGGCGCGGTGCAGCTGATGCGCGGCGACTACCCCGACGGCCGGCTGGCCATCCTCACCGACCCCCAGGGCGGCCAGTTCGGCATCCTCACCTGGTAG
- a CDS encoding class I SAM-dependent methyltransferase yields MGQAYAVTAEFYDLLQAAEQLGVTERLLDRWLGRPEVGVLDVGAGTGLATARLAARCAVLVHAVEPAAGMRAVLLSRLAGQPDLLARVRVHARGVQELGLRDVADFGWCLNTMAGLDAADRAGALAALAEALVPGGRLVVQRPPAEAADSRRDLPSWRLGGDLYTGEVTTVRTGPRGVRWRFDYRVSRDGALVREASEVFDGHLASEPEFDAELAAAGFTAVAADTPGIVIARRR; encoded by the coding sequence ATGGGCCAGGCGTACGCGGTCACCGCCGAGTTCTACGACCTCCTGCAGGCTGCCGAGCAACTCGGGGTGACCGAGCGCCTGCTGGACCGCTGGCTCGGGCGACCGGAGGTCGGCGTGCTCGACGTGGGCGCGGGCACCGGGCTGGCCACCGCCAGGCTCGCCGCCCGGTGCGCGGTGCTGGTGCACGCGGTGGAACCCGCGGCCGGGATGCGGGCGGTGCTGCTCAGCCGGCTCGCCGGGCAGCCCGACCTGCTGGCCCGGGTGCGGGTGCACGCCCGCGGAGTGCAGGAGCTGGGGCTGCGCGATGTCGCCGACTTCGGGTGGTGCCTCAACACGATGGCCGGCCTGGACGCCGCCGACCGGGCCGGGGCGCTGGCCGCGCTGGCTGAGGCGCTGGTGCCGGGCGGGCGCCTGGTCGTACAGCGCCCGCCCGCCGAAGCCGCCGACTCCCGCCGGGACCTGCCGTCCTGGCGGCTCGGCGGCGATCTCTACACCGGCGAGGTGACCACGGTCCGCACCGGGCCGCGCGGGGTGCGCTGGCGGTTCGACTACCGGGTCAGCCGCGACGGGGCGCTGGTGCGGGAGGCGTCCGAGGTGTTCGACGGCCACCTGGCCAGCGAGCCCGAGTTCGACGCCGAGCTGGCCGCCGCCGGGTTCACCGCGGTCGCCGCCGACACGCCCGGAATCGTCATCGCCCGGCGTCGTTAA
- a CDS encoding YcnI family protein translates to MRFGVKAGVVAVAAALLVGLAAVPAAAHVTVNPKEVTAGGYARLTFRVPNERDDASTVKVEVVLPEDAPLASVSIKPAPGWTAVVEKRTLATPIKSHDREITQVASKITWTADAASAIRPGQFQEFDVSAGPVPEVGRLVFKSLQTYSSGEIVRWIEEAKPGEEVEHPAPVLKVLPKAGAPSAPAPAAAGAAPAGEGDDPWPLVLSIAALAVALGALTLSLRRRPAPPA, encoded by the coding sequence ATGAGGTTCGGTGTGAAGGCCGGGGTGGTCGCCGTCGCGGCGGCGCTGCTGGTCGGGCTGGCCGCGGTGCCGGCCGCGGCGCACGTGACGGTGAACCCGAAGGAGGTCACCGCAGGCGGCTACGCCCGGCTGACGTTCCGGGTGCCGAACGAGCGCGACGACGCCTCCACGGTGAAGGTCGAGGTCGTGCTGCCCGAGGACGCGCCGCTGGCGAGCGTCTCGATCAAGCCCGCGCCCGGCTGGACGGCCGTGGTGGAGAAGCGCACCCTGGCCACCCCGATCAAGAGCCACGACCGGGAGATCACCCAGGTCGCCTCGAAGATCACCTGGACCGCGGACGCCGCCTCGGCGATCAGGCCGGGCCAGTTCCAGGAGTTCGACGTGTCCGCCGGGCCGGTGCCCGAGGTCGGCCGGCTCGTGTTCAAGTCGCTGCAGACCTACTCCAGCGGCGAGATCGTGCGCTGGATCGAGGAGGCCAAGCCCGGCGAGGAGGTCGAGCACCCGGCCCCGGTGCTGAAGGTGCTGCCCAAGGCGGGCGCGCCGAGTGCCCCGGCCCCGGCAGCCGCGGGCGCCGCCCCCGCCGGGGAGGGCGACGACCCCTGGCCGCTCGTGCTGAGCATCGCCGCCCTGGCCGTCGCGCTCGGCGCGCTCACTCTCTCCCTGCGCCGCCGCCCGGCCCCGCCGGCCTGA
- a CDS encoding NAD(P)-dependent alcohol dehydrogenase, giving the protein MRAVVYDRYGPPDVLRIEDVPKPVPGAGQVLVEVAATSINLSDWETLRGSPMYSRIGGLRTPARRVLGSDIAGRVEAVGPDVTRFRPGDEVYGDNLMLKGGFAEYAIVPESALAHKPAALTFAEASTIPQAGVIAHQGIAGAVAGQRVLINGAGGGSGAFAIQLAKQLGAEVTGVDNAAKLDFMRSVGADAVIDYRGQDFTRSGPYDLILDLVAHRSVFAYRRALAPGGRYRCVGGSVRALLRVLTIGSAIGLLTHRRLGVLAVKEGPAHFEPVAALCTAGDLTIHIDRTFTLDEAPQALAWVGEGRALGKVVVTVN; this is encoded by the coding sequence ATGAGAGCGGTGGTGTACGACCGTTACGGCCCGCCGGACGTACTGCGGATCGAGGACGTTCCCAAGCCCGTGCCCGGCGCGGGGCAGGTGCTCGTCGAAGTCGCGGCGACTTCGATCAACCTCAGCGACTGGGAGACCCTGCGCGGCTCGCCGATGTACTCGCGCATCGGTGGGCTGCGCACGCCGGCCCGCCGAGTGCTCGGTTCGGACATCGCCGGCCGGGTCGAGGCGGTCGGGCCGGACGTCACCCGCTTCCGGCCTGGTGACGAGGTGTACGGCGACAACCTCATGCTCAAGGGCGGGTTCGCCGAGTACGCGATCGTCCCCGAGTCGGCGCTGGCCCATAAGCCCGCGGCGTTGACCTTCGCTGAGGCGTCGACGATTCCGCAGGCGGGCGTCATCGCGCACCAGGGCATCGCCGGTGCCGTGGCCGGGCAGCGGGTGCTGATCAACGGGGCCGGCGGCGGTTCCGGCGCGTTCGCGATCCAGCTGGCCAAGCAACTCGGCGCTGAGGTGACCGGCGTCGACAACGCGGCCAAGCTCGACTTCATGCGGTCGGTCGGGGCGGACGCGGTGATCGACTACCGCGGCCAGGATTTCACTCGCAGCGGGCCGTACGATCTCATCCTCGATCTGGTCGCGCACCGGTCGGTGTTCGCCTACCGCCGGGCGCTGGCCCCCGGCGGCCGTTACCGGTGCGTCGGCGGCTCGGTGCGAGCGCTGCTGCGCGTACTGACGATCGGCTCGGCGATCGGCCTGCTCACGCACCGCCGGCTGGGCGTGCTCGCCGTCAAGGAAGGCCCGGCGCATTTCGAGCCGGTCGCCGCGCTGTGCACAGCGGGCGATCTCACCATCCACATCGACCGCACGTTCACCCTCGACGAGGCGCCCCAGGCACTGGCCTGGGTAGGCGAGGGACGCGCCCTCGGCAAGGTCGTCGTGACCGTCAACTGA
- a CDS encoding GNAT family N-acetyltransferase, with amino-acid sequence MDGTGMTIRIAGAEAIDALEPLWLSLHEHHRQVAPDLVMYGDERSWPLRRELYRRWITEPGSFILLAEDGPELVGYAFTHVFDGPDDTWVSGDRIAELETLSVAASHRGRGLGTRLLDAVDARLSELGVMDLYISTLADNHAAARVYERRGLRPLMVKYARLAASPRFTSGHDRD; translated from the coding sequence ATGGACGGCACGGGGATGACGATCCGGATCGCGGGTGCGGAGGCGATCGACGCGCTGGAGCCGCTGTGGCTGTCCCTGCACGAGCATCACCGCCAGGTCGCGCCCGACCTGGTGATGTACGGCGACGAGCGGTCCTGGCCGCTGCGCCGCGAGCTGTACCGGCGGTGGATCACCGAGCCGGGCTCGTTCATCCTGCTCGCCGAGGACGGCCCGGAACTGGTCGGGTACGCGTTCACGCACGTCTTCGACGGCCCGGACGACACCTGGGTCTCCGGTGACCGCATCGCCGAGCTGGAGACGCTGTCGGTGGCGGCGAGCCACCGGGGCCGGGGCCTGGGCACCCGGCTGCTCGACGCCGTCGACGCCCGCCTGTCCGAACTGGGCGTCATGGATCTGTACATCTCGACGCTCGCCGACAACCACGCCGCCGCGCGCGTGTACGAGCGGCGCGGCCTGCGCCCGCTGATGGTCAAGTACGCGCGCCTCGCCGCTTCGCCGCGCTTCACCTCCGGCCACGACCGCGATTAG
- a CDS encoding sigma-70 family RNA polymerase sigma factor has product MSYGPHGDDERVTALALAARGGDRGAAEAFVAATQRDVTRFVAHLAGPADADDLAQDTYLRAMRALPSFEGRSSARTWLLAIARHTVVDHLRSVSRRPRTADLADWASVADAAQAGTGARFDEQILLDQLIGGLDPDRREAFVATQLLGLSYAEAAEVVGCPVGTIRSRVARARDDLNAALADGTPTPRRHLRAV; this is encoded by the coding sequence ATGTCCTACGGCCCCCACGGCGACGACGAGCGCGTCACGGCGCTGGCCCTGGCGGCCCGGGGCGGCGACCGCGGTGCCGCGGAGGCGTTCGTCGCCGCGACCCAGCGGGACGTGACCCGGTTCGTGGCGCACCTGGCCGGCCCCGCCGACGCCGACGACCTGGCCCAGGACACCTACCTGCGGGCGATGCGGGCGCTGCCGTCGTTCGAGGGCCGCTCCTCGGCGCGCACCTGGCTGCTGGCCATCGCCCGGCACACGGTCGTCGACCATCTGCGCTCGGTGTCCCGCCGCCCCCGCACGGCCGACCTCGCCGACTGGGCGAGCGTCGCCGACGCCGCGCAGGCCGGGACGGGCGCCCGGTTCGACGAGCAGATCCTGCTCGACCAGCTGATCGGCGGGCTCGACCCGGACCGGCGCGAGGCGTTCGTGGCCACCCAGCTGCTGGGGCTGTCCTACGCCGAGGCCGCCGAGGTGGTCGGCTGCCCGGTCGGCACCATCCGCTCCCGGGTCGCCCGCGCCCGCGACGACCTCAACGCCGCGCTCGCCGACGGCACCCCCACCCCGCGCCGCCACCTGCGCGCGGTGTGA
- a CDS encoding zf-HC2 domain-containing protein, translated as MDCEQVRELLSARLDGEDDPAGRAPVDAHVAGCAGCAQWLDRAESVTRLARTAAALPVPPLHPDALAAVLAAAPAPAQPRRRREVARLLRVLLLAVGLGQLLLGVAQISSLAAADRHAHPAVGSVSSGHLWHESAAWNVAIGAALAWLAWRRTRPAALLPVMTAFVVMLTLLTANDALAGRVEGARIMSHGLVLAGYGLLLALNLRRFRGEEPPGVRRRPPSAWSLRGGDDGDGPLAPVYPFPVRVAVTQTPVRVGGAGHGRVDAMLRRAA; from the coding sequence ATGGATTGCGAGCAGGTACGCGAGCTGCTGTCGGCCCGCCTGGACGGCGAGGACGACCCGGCCGGCCGGGCACCGGTCGACGCGCACGTCGCAGGCTGCGCGGGCTGCGCGCAGTGGCTGGACCGCGCCGAGTCGGTGACCCGGCTGGCACGTACGGCCGCCGCCCTGCCCGTGCCCCCGCTGCACCCGGATGCGCTGGCCGCCGTGCTGGCCGCGGCGCCCGCCCCCGCTCAGCCCCGGCGCCGCCGGGAGGTGGCGCGGCTGCTGCGGGTGCTGCTGCTGGCGGTGGGGCTGGGTCAGCTGCTGCTCGGCGTGGCGCAGATCAGCAGCCTCGCCGCCGCCGACCGGCACGCCCACCCGGCCGTGGGCTCGGTGTCGTCGGGGCACCTGTGGCACGAGTCGGCCGCCTGGAACGTCGCCATCGGCGCGGCGCTGGCCTGGCTGGCGTGGCGGCGCACCCGGCCCGCCGCGCTGCTGCCGGTGATGACCGCGTTCGTGGTCATGCTGACCCTGCTTACCGCCAACGACGCGCTCGCCGGGCGGGTCGAGGGCGCGCGGATCATGTCGCACGGCCTGGTGCTGGCCGGATACGGCCTGCTGCTGGCGCTGAACCTGCGCCGCTTCCGGGGCGAGGAACCGCCCGGCGTACGGCGGCGCCCGCCGTCGGCGTGGTCGCTGCGCGGCGGCGACGACGGGGACGGCCCGCTCGCGCCGGTGTACCCGTTCCCGGTCCGGGTCGCGGTCACGCAGACGCCTGTCAGGGTGGGCGGAGCCGGACACGGACGGGTGGATGCCATGCTCCGGCGCGCTGCCTGA